The proteins below are encoded in one region of Streptomyces roseirectus:
- a CDS encoding restriction endonuclease, which produces MSQSGSHRSKAINPSAYNALADALTVIFWNKPPFERYVRGMLINHSELLARLDFGATKRETSGLLVDLLRANEARYRDLAVHIMLDIAEMKRFPNLEQQVDRDEMVPRAEAAVSVLREWTERQREAIREREEHEAAIAEDVKKSQQARLFNEDHEALKHRFFAMHGASDPHRRGTEFEGFINDLFGLYDFEPRASYTLAYEQIDGAFLFDTDHYVLEAKWWKEAIGRRELDVFKANIERKGKNTLGMYVSMSGFTADALAVYSFGTPFITMDGSDFMAVLEQRIRLDDLIRRKKRHASETGHCFLPVSKVFSDGD; this is translated from the coding sequence GTGTCTCAGTCAGGTTCCCATCGCAGCAAGGCCATCAACCCGAGTGCATACAACGCACTGGCTGACGCTTTGACGGTCATCTTTTGGAACAAGCCGCCCTTCGAGCGGTATGTGCGCGGCATGCTCATAAATCACAGTGAGCTGCTGGCTCGATTGGACTTCGGTGCGACCAAGCGTGAGACCTCCGGCCTCTTGGTTGATCTGCTGCGCGCCAATGAAGCCCGGTACCGCGACCTGGCCGTCCACATCATGTTGGACATCGCCGAGATGAAGCGGTTTCCCAACCTGGAGCAGCAGGTAGACCGGGACGAGATGGTGCCGAGAGCCGAAGCCGCCGTGTCTGTTCTGCGCGAGTGGACGGAGAGGCAGCGAGAGGCGATCCGGGAGCGAGAGGAGCATGAGGCTGCCATCGCGGAGGACGTCAAGAAGTCGCAGCAGGCGAGGCTGTTCAACGAGGACCATGAAGCTCTTAAGCACCGCTTCTTTGCGATGCACGGAGCCTCCGATCCGCACAGGAGAGGGACAGAATTTGAGGGCTTCATAAACGATCTGTTCGGGCTGTACGATTTTGAGCCGCGGGCGTCGTACACCCTGGCCTACGAGCAGATCGACGGCGCGTTCCTCTTCGACACCGACCACTACGTGCTTGAGGCAAAGTGGTGGAAAGAGGCCATTGGGCGCAGAGAGTTGGACGTATTCAAGGCCAACATTGAGCGCAAGGGCAAGAACACGCTTGGTATGTACGTCAGCATGAGCGGATTCACTGCGGACGCGCTGGCTGTGTACAGCTTCGGCACCCCGTTCATCACGATGGACGGGAGCGACTTCATGGCAGTGCTAGAGCAGCGCATCCGTCTGGATGACCTGATTCGCCGGAAGAAGCGGCATGCGAGTGAGACGGGGCACTGCTTCCTTCCCGTCTCAAAGGTCTTCTCGGATGGTGACTAG
- a CDS encoding YcxB family protein: MRDLPLPGVVVSLVIVVAVASWGTLRGLRTMARRMFSVVEPYGRCRMVADDRGAVSTGERVSMTVDWAVFREYLETPRLFVLLGGDRAAGLAVLPKRGAQDPADVDRLRAILDRNLKRL, encoded by the coding sequence TTGCGTGATCTCCCGTTGCCTGGGGTGGTCGTCTCGCTGGTGATCGTTGTGGCGGTCGCGTCCTGGGGCACGCTGCGAGGGCTGCGGACCATGGCCCGCCGGATGTTCAGCGTTGTGGAGCCGTACGGGCGGTGCCGCATGGTGGCCGACGACCGGGGAGCGGTCAGTACCGGTGAGCGCGTGTCGATGACCGTGGACTGGGCTGTGTTCCGGGAGTACCTGGAGACGCCCAGGCTCTTCGTGCTGCTGGGCGGCGACCGCGCGGCCGGACTCGCGGTGCTGCCCAAGCGGGGCGCCCAGGACCCCGCGGACGTGGACCGGCTCCGGGCGATTCTGGACCGGAACCTGAAGCGGCTCTGA
- a CDS encoding DUF2797 domain-containing protein, translated as MGRTWKCAGLRWSVAGGPVLRWEGGVGSALGWGRRVAFGVVEGGVRVCVGARGNRCAGRREVGARGTGGRCEECGRLDRVGSVAADGKADDPREYRVYLAWFGAGLVKVGITAVERGADRLLEQGAVCFTWLGAGPLMAARRAEELLRVALRVGDRVPYGVKRAVRAVAARDLDAGCAELAELHRRALTLPGWPETLAPQPFSPVDHVQAFGLDDAPAATGEITELTPAAALTGELVAAAGPDLHLATSSHGVVILDTRLMTGWELTSAGANGMFPVRPFPDERTETQTGLF; from the coding sequence ATGGGGCGGACGTGGAAGTGTGCGGGGTTGCGGTGGAGTGTGGCCGGGGGGCCGGTGTTGCGGTGGGAGGGGGGTGTGGGGAGTGCGTTGGGGTGGGGGCGGAGGGTTGCGTTCGGGGTGGTCGAGGGTGGGGTGAGGGTGTGTGTCGGGGCGCGGGGGAACCGGTGTGCGGGGCGGCGGGAAGTGGGGGCGCGCGGTACCGGGGGGCGGTGTGAGGAGTGTGGGCGGCTGGATCGGGTGGGGTCGGTGGCGGCCGACGGGAAGGCCGATGATCCTCGGGAGTACCGGGTGTATCTCGCCTGGTTCGGGGCCGGGTTGGTCAAGGTGGGGATCACCGCCGTCGAGCGTGGGGCCGATCGGCTGCTGGAGCAGGGGGCCGTGTGTTTCACCTGGCTGGGGGCCGGTCCGCTGATGGCCGCGCGCCGCGCCGAGGAACTGCTGCGGGTCGCGCTGCGGGTGGGGGACCGGGTGCCCTACGGGGTGAAGCGGGCCGTGCGCGCGGTCGCCGCGCGTGATCTGGACGCCGGCTGCGCCGAACTGGCCGAACTGCACCGGCGCGCGCTGACGTTGCCCGGCTGGCCGGAAACACTCGCGCCCCAGCCCTTCAGCCCCGTCGACCACGTCCAAGCATTCGGTCTGGACGACGCCCCCGCCGCGACCGGCGAGATCACCGAGCTGACCCCCGCCGCCGCCCTCACCGGCGAACTGGTGGCCGCCGCCGGGCCCGACCTCCACCTCGCCACCTCCTCGCACGGAGTCGTCATCCTCGACACCCGCCTGATGACGGGCTGGGAACTGACCAGCGCCGGGGCGAACGGGATGTTCCCGGTGCGTCCGTTCCCCGACGAACGGACGGAGACGCAGACGGGGTTGTTCTGA
- a CDS encoding response regulator transcription factor — MTTTSPQGRTELLRPDGSPVRVLVVDDELSITELLSMALRYEGWQIRSAGDGMGAVQTAREFRPDAVVLDMMLPDMDGLTVLGRLRRDLPDVPVLFLTAKDAVEDRIAGLTAGGDDYVTKPFSLEEVVARLRGLIRRSGAADRRSDSVLVVGDLTLDEDSHEVSRAGDNIHLTATEFELLRFLMRNPRRVLSKAQILDRVWSYDFGGQANVVELYISYLRRKIDAGREPMIHTRRGAGYLIKPASS; from the coding sequence ATGACCACGACCTCGCCCCAGGGGCGCACCGAACTGCTGAGGCCGGACGGGAGCCCCGTCCGCGTGCTTGTGGTGGACGACGAGTTGTCGATCACCGAGTTGTTGTCGATGGCGCTGCGTTATGAGGGGTGGCAGATCAGGAGCGCCGGGGACGGTATGGGCGCTGTGCAGACGGCGCGGGAGTTCCGGCCGGATGCTGTGGTGCTGGACATGATGCTGCCCGACATGGACGGGCTGACGGTGCTGGGGAGGCTGAGGCGCGACCTGCCCGACGTCCCCGTGCTGTTCCTCACCGCGAAGGACGCAGTGGAGGACAGGATCGCGGGCCTGACGGCGGGCGGGGACGACTACGTCACCAAGCCGTTCAGTCTCGAAGAGGTCGTCGCGCGGCTGCGGGGACTGATCCGGCGTTCGGGCGCGGCCGACCGCCGGTCGGATTCCGTGCTGGTCGTCGGGGACCTCACGCTCGACGAGGACAGCCACGAGGTGTCGAGGGCCGGCGACAACATCCACCTCACGGCGACGGAGTTCGAGCTGCTGAGGTTCCTGATGCGCAACCCGCGCCGCGTGCTGAGCAAGGCGCAGATCCTGGACCGCGTGTGGTCGTACGACTTCGGCGGCCAGGCGAACGTCGTCGAGCTCTACATCTCGTACCTGCGCCGGAAGATCGACGCCGGCCGGGAGCCGATGATCCACACCCGGCGCGGCGCCGGTTACCTGATCAAGCCCGCGTCGTCATGA
- a CDS encoding sensor histidine kinase: MSGRRRPRPRRRRAGKPRTLRTRLVVASVALIAVVCAVIGTVTTLALRQHLYDQLDHQLGEVAARASGAFGGPPGANNANNANNAGNANTTGLAAIPQTRTLNLTEFVTRGPQPGSATLIAKVSDGSVTTGVVGVKTGSTYDMSAKTLTEAQLKAVDVAQDGKGHTVDLPGLGSYRVQYAPGATGDYYVAIPTSAPDSTIGTLILVELSVTAAGLVAAAIAGHVLVGVATRPLRKVAATATRVSELPLHTGEVNLSERVPESETDPQTEVGQVGAALNRMLDHIHGALHARQQSETRVRQFVADASHELRTPLASIRGYAELTRRGREEVGPDTRHALGRIESEAGRMTFLVEDLLLLARLDAGRPLQFEQTDLVPLVIDTVSDARAAGRDHVWRLELPDEPALVSADAARLQQVLVNLLANARTHTPPGTTVTARVRRHGPWLCVDVQDDGQGIPADLLPHVFERFARGDSARSRSTGSTGLGLAIVQAVATAHGGAVTVDSVPGRTVFTVHLPALGPAMPQPAPETNWQRDSQGRHSAATWVRQGA; this comes from the coding sequence ATGAGCGGACGACGACGACCGCGTCCGCGACGGCGACGAGCGGGAAAGCCGCGCACGCTGCGGACGAGGCTCGTCGTCGCGTCGGTAGCGCTGATCGCCGTGGTCTGCGCGGTGATCGGGACGGTGACGACGCTGGCGCTGCGCCAGCACCTGTACGACCAGTTGGACCACCAGCTCGGCGAGGTCGCGGCCCGCGCGTCCGGCGCATTCGGCGGCCCCCCGGGAGCCAACAACGCTAACAACGCCAACAACGCCGGCAACGCGAACACCACCGGCCTCGCAGCCATCCCCCAGACCAGAACCCTCAACCTCACCGAGTTCGTCACCCGCGGCCCCCAACCCGGCAGCGCCACCCTGATCGCGAAGGTCAGCGACGGCTCGGTCACCACCGGCGTGGTCGGCGTGAAGACCGGCAGCACCTACGACATGAGCGCGAAGACGCTCACGGAGGCCCAGCTCAAGGCGGTCGACGTCGCGCAGGACGGCAAGGGCCACACCGTCGACCTCCCCGGCCTCGGCAGCTACCGGGTGCAGTACGCGCCAGGCGCCACCGGCGACTACTACGTCGCCATCCCGACCAGCGCGCCCGACAGCACGATCGGCACCCTGATCCTGGTCGAGCTGAGCGTCACCGCCGCCGGCCTGGTCGCCGCGGCCATCGCCGGCCACGTCCTTGTCGGCGTCGCCACCCGCCCCCTGCGCAAGGTCGCCGCCACCGCCACCCGCGTCTCCGAACTCCCCCTGCACACGGGCGAGGTGAACCTCAGTGAGCGGGTCCCGGAGTCGGAGACCGACCCGCAGACCGAGGTCGGCCAGGTCGGCGCCGCGCTCAACCGGATGCTGGACCACATCCACGGCGCCCTGCACGCGCGCCAGCAGAGCGAGACGCGCGTCCGCCAGTTCGTCGCCGACGCCAGCCACGAGCTGCGCACCCCCCTCGCCTCGATACGCGGGTACGCCGAGCTGACCCGGCGCGGACGCGAGGAGGTCGGCCCCGACACCCGGCACGCGCTCGGCCGCATCGAGTCCGAGGCCGGCCGGATGACGTTCCTCGTCGAGGACCTGCTCCTGCTCGCCCGCCTCGACGCCGGACGCCCCCTCCAGTTCGAGCAGACCGACCTCGTCCCCCTCGTCATCGACACCGTCAGCGACGCCCGCGCGGCCGGCCGGGACCACGTCTGGCGGCTGGAGCTGCCGGACGAACCGGCGCTGGTCTCCGCCGACGCGGCCCGGCTGCAACAGGTGCTGGTCAACCTGCTGGCCAACGCCCGCACCCACACCCCGCCGGGGACGACGGTCACCGCGCGCGTGCGGCGGCACGGACCCTGGCTGTGCGTCGACGTCCAGGACGACGGCCAGGGCATCCCCGCCGACCTGCTCCCGCACGTCTTCGAACGGTTCGCCCGGGGCGACTCGGCGCGCTCGCGCAGCACGGGCTCGACGGGGCTCGGCCTCGCCATCGTCCAGGCCGTCGCGACCGCGCACGGCGGTGCGGTGACCGTGGACAGCGTGCCCGGACGGACCGTGTTCACGGTGCACCTGCCCGCACTCGGCCCCGCGATGCCTCAGCCGGCGCCGGAAACGAACTGGCAACGGGACTCACAGGGCCGGCACAGCGCCGCCACATGGGTGCGACAGGGCGCTTGA
- a CDS encoding bifunctional glycosyltransferase family 2/GtrA family protein, with amino-acid sequence MRTDSSPGTLPARVHLPAGAAGTPVLDVVIPVYNEEKDLGPCVERLHAHLVETFPYPFRITIADNASIDTTPAVAKNLEASLPGVTSFRLDQKGRGRALRTVWSASDAPILAYMDVDLSTDLNALLPLVAPLISGHSDLAIGSRLARSSRVVRGAKREFISRSYNMILRGSLQARFSDAQCGFKAIRRDVAQVLLPLVEDTGWFFDTEMLVLAERAGLRIHEVPVDWVDDPDSTVHIVKTATDDLKGVWRVGKALATGSLPLDRLTRPFGDDPRDREIMDVPKGLARQLVGFCVVGGLSTLFYLLLYSGFRTFSGSQVANALALLVSAVANTAANRRLTFGVRGSGGAVKHQAQGLVVFGIGLALTSGSLAALNAATSTPGHATELAVLVVANLAATVLRFLLFRAWVFPDRQAERQDTGANRR; translated from the coding sequence ATGCGAACCGACTCTTCTCCGGGCACTCTGCCGGCGCGGGTGCACCTCCCGGCCGGCGCTGCCGGAACACCTGTCCTGGACGTCGTGATCCCCGTATACAACGAGGAGAAGGACCTCGGCCCGTGCGTCGAGCGTCTGCACGCGCACCTCGTCGAGACGTTCCCCTACCCCTTCCGGATCACCATCGCGGACAACGCCTCGATCGACACGACCCCGGCGGTCGCGAAGAACCTGGAGGCGAGCCTGCCGGGGGTGACGTCCTTCCGGCTCGACCAGAAGGGGCGCGGCCGGGCGCTGCGGACCGTCTGGTCGGCCTCGGACGCGCCGATCCTCGCCTACATGGACGTCGACCTCTCCACCGACCTCAACGCCCTGCTCCCGCTGGTGGCCCCGCTCATCTCGGGCCACTCCGACCTGGCGATCGGCTCCCGGCTCGCCCGCAGCTCGCGGGTCGTGCGGGGCGCCAAGCGGGAGTTCATCAGCCGCTCGTACAACATGATCCTGCGGGGCTCGCTCCAGGCGCGGTTCTCGGACGCCCAGTGCGGGTTCAAGGCGATCCGGCGCGACGTCGCACAGGTGCTGCTCCCGCTGGTGGAGGACACCGGCTGGTTCTTCGACACTGAGATGCTGGTCCTCGCGGAGCGGGCGGGCCTGCGGATCCACGAGGTCCCGGTCGACTGGGTCGACGACCCCGACTCCACCGTGCACATCGTCAAGACGGCGACCGACGACCTGAAGGGGGTATGGCGCGTAGGGAAGGCCCTGGCCACCGGTTCGCTGCCCCTGGACCGGCTGACCAGGCCGTTCGGTGACGACCCCCGCGACCGCGAGATCATGGACGTACCCAAGGGACTGGCCCGGCAGCTCGTCGGCTTCTGCGTGGTCGGCGGCCTGTCGACGCTCTTCTACCTGCTGCTCTACAGCGGCTTCCGGACGTTCAGCGGCTCCCAGGTCGCCAACGCGCTCGCGCTGCTGGTCTCGGCGGTCGCCAACACCGCCGCCAACCGCCGGCTCACCTTCGGCGTGCGCGGCTCGGGCGGCGCGGTCAAGCACCAGGCCCAGGGCCTCGTCGTCTTCGGCATCGGCCTCGCGCTGACCAGCGGTTCGCTGGCGGCGCTGAACGCGGCGACCTCGACTCCCGGGCACGCCACGGAACTCGCCGTCCTCGTCGTCGCCAACCTCGCGGCGACCGTGCTGCGGTTCCTGCTCTTCCGCGCGTGGGTCTTCCCGGACCGGCAGGCCGAACGGCAGGACACGGGGGCGAACCGACGATGA
- a CDS encoding glycosyltransferase family 39 protein: MTTLQDERTWAEPRLTPTTKRSLGTRLWRGRPEDPAWVRPAFLGLLLTTLFLYLYNLSSSGYANSFYSAAVQAGSQSWKAFFFGSLDAANAITVDKPPAALWPMALSVRIFGLSSWAILVPEVLMGVGTVAVVYAAVRRRFSPAAGLIAGATMALTPVAALMFRFNNPDAMLALLMAVACYLVVRALEDGRTKWLLWAGAAIGFAFLAKTLQAFLILPALALVYGVCAPVPLKKRLGQLAAATGALVVSAGWWVAIVELWPASSRPYIGGSQNNSFLELTFGYNGLGRLNGEETGSVGGGGGGGTGQWGETGWDRMFNSEIGGQISWLLPAALILLVAGLVATRKLNRTSVTRSSFLVWGGSLVMTAVVFSYMAGIFHQYYTVALAPYLAAVVGMGAGLLWERRSELWASITLAGAVVSAAAWGYVLLNRTSDYLPWLKWVVLVGGLTGALGIVFAGRISRQLALAAASVSIVAALAGPTAYTISTLQEGHTGSIVTAGPAGASMMGGRGGGPGGGGMRFGMGGMGGGMPGQNQQGGNGTGQGQGNGNSQGFPGGGNFGGMPGGTQNGQNGNGTTRGQGFPGGITGEGRMGMGGVGGLLNGANVSTEAKKLLTADSDQYTWAAAAIGAQNAASYQLATGDPVMAIGGFNGTDPSPTLAQFKQYVTDGKIHYFISGGGMMGGSSTGTSSQITSWVEANFKKVTVGSATFYDLTQKASS; encoded by the coding sequence ATGACGACGCTTCAGGACGAACGCACGTGGGCCGAGCCGCGGTTGACGCCAACGACCAAGCGCTCGCTCGGCACCCGACTCTGGCGAGGCCGCCCCGAGGACCCCGCCTGGGTCCGCCCGGCCTTCCTCGGCCTCCTCCTCACGACCCTCTTCCTCTACCTCTACAACCTCAGCTCCTCCGGATACGCCAACTCCTTCTACTCGGCGGCCGTTCAGGCCGGCTCGCAGTCCTGGAAGGCGTTCTTCTTCGGCTCGCTGGACGCCGCCAACGCCATCACCGTCGACAAGCCCCCGGCCGCGCTGTGGCCGATGGCCCTGTCCGTGCGGATCTTCGGCCTCAGCTCGTGGGCGATCCTGGTCCCCGAGGTGCTGATGGGCGTCGGTACGGTCGCCGTCGTCTACGCGGCGGTGCGGCGCCGGTTCTCCCCGGCGGCGGGGCTGATCGCGGGCGCCACCATGGCGCTGACGCCGGTCGCCGCGCTGATGTTCCGCTTCAACAACCCGGACGCGATGCTCGCGCTGCTCATGGCGGTGGCCTGCTACCTCGTCGTCCGCGCCCTTGAGGACGGCCGGACCAAGTGGCTGCTGTGGGCGGGCGCGGCGATCGGGTTCGCGTTTCTCGCGAAGACCCTCCAGGCGTTCCTGATCCTGCCGGCGCTGGCCCTGGTGTACGGGGTGTGCGCGCCGGTCCCGCTGAAGAAGCGGCTTGGTCAACTCGCCGCCGCGACAGGGGCGTTGGTCGTCTCCGCCGGGTGGTGGGTAGCGATCGTCGAGCTGTGGCCGGCGTCCTCGCGGCCGTACATCGGTGGCTCGCAGAACAACTCCTTCCTCGAACTCACCTTCGGCTACAACGGACTTGGCCGGCTGAACGGCGAGGAGACCGGGTCCGTCGGCGGGGGCGGCGGCGGTGGCACCGGGCAGTGGGGTGAGACCGGCTGGGACCGGATGTTCAACTCCGAGATCGGCGGCCAGATCTCCTGGCTGCTGCCGGCCGCGCTGATCCTGCTCGTCGCCGGGCTCGTTGCGACGCGCAAGCTCAACAGGACGTCCGTCACGCGGAGTTCGTTCCTGGTGTGGGGCGGGTCGCTGGTCATGACGGCGGTCGTCTTCAGCTACATGGCGGGCATCTTCCACCAGTACTACACGGTGGCGCTCGCGCCGTACCTCGCGGCCGTGGTCGGGATGGGCGCGGGGCTGCTGTGGGAACGGCGGTCCGAGCTGTGGGCGTCGATCACCCTCGCGGGGGCGGTCGTCTCGGCGGCTGCCTGGGGGTACGTCCTGCTCAACCGGACGTCGGACTATCTGCCCTGGCTGAAGTGGGTCGTGCTGGTCGGGGGACTGACCGGGGCGCTCGGAATCGTCTTCGCGGGCCGGATCAGCCGTCAACTCGCCCTGGCGGCAGCCTCGGTGAGCATCGTCGCGGCACTCGCCGGGCCCACGGCGTACACCATCAGCACGCTTCAGGAGGGGCACACCGGGTCGATCGTGACGGCGGGGCCCGCGGGGGCGTCGATGATGGGCGGGCGCGGTGGCGGGCCCGGCGGTGGCGGTATGCGGTTCGGCATGGGAGGCATGGGCGGCGGGATGCCGGGCCAGAACCAGCAGGGCGGTAACGGGACCGGGCAGGGCCAGGGCAACGGGAACTCGCAGGGCTTCCCGGGCGGCGGCAACTTCGGCGGCATGCCGGGCGGGACCCAGAACGGCCAGAACGGCAACGGCACCACCCGGGGCCAGGGCTTCCCCGGCGGCATCACCGGCGAGGGCCGCATGGGCATGGGCGGCGTCGGCGGCCTCCTCAACGGCGCGAACGTCTCCACCGAGGCCAAGAAGCTCCTCACGGCCGACAGCGACCAGTACACCTGGGCGGCAGCGGCCATCGGCGCCCAGAACGCCGCGAGCTACCAACTCGCGACCGGCGACCCCGTGATGGCGATCGGCGGCTTCAACGGCACCGACCCCTCCCCGACGCTGGCCCAGTTCAAGCAGTACGTGACCGACGGCAAGATCCACTACTTCATCTCCGGCGGCGGCATGATGGGCGGCTCCAGCACAGGGACGTCGTCCCAGATCACCTCCTGGGTAGAGGCCAACTTCAAGAAGGTGACGGTCGGTTCGGCCACCTTCTACGACCTCACGCAGAAGGCGAGCAGCTAG
- a CDS encoding MFS transporter — translation MPTTTPAPPESLTQGHPRRWLILGVIALAQLTVLLDNTVLNVAIPSLTKELDASTADIQWMINAYSLVQAGLLLTAGSSADRYGRKKMLVAGLVIFGAGSLVAALASSTGQLIAARAGMGVGGALLTTTTLAVAMQIFPPEEQPKAIGIWAAVNSLGFAAGPLIGGFMLGHFWWGAIFLINLPVAVGALVAVVALVPESKSPQGDRPDLVGALLSTVGMSSLVFTIISGPEHGWLSARVLVSGVVAVAVLGAFVWWENRIPYPMFDMGFFRNAQFTGAVAGAVLVMFGMGGALFLLTQHLQLVLGYGPLEAGLRTAPLALVIILLNFTGVAARITEKLGRPGTILGGMTVMACGLVSIGVLGERGYAGTLLGLVLIGVGTATASPAMAHALMSSIPPARAGVGAGINGMLGEFGMGLGVAVLGAVLTSAARLEQGLRDGQLVGALAVVLGGVVAGVLLRRAAGAQAAK, via the coding sequence ATGCCAACGACCACACCAGCTCCCCCCGAATCCCTCACCCAGGGCCATCCCCGGCGCTGGCTCATCCTCGGCGTCATCGCCCTCGCCCAGCTGACCGTCCTCCTCGACAACACCGTCCTCAACGTCGCGATCCCCTCCCTCACCAAGGAGCTGGACGCGTCCACCGCCGACATCCAGTGGATGATCAACGCGTACTCCCTGGTCCAGGCGGGCCTCCTCCTCACGGCCGGCAGCTCGGCGGACCGGTACGGGCGCAAGAAGATGCTCGTCGCCGGGCTCGTGATCTTCGGCGCCGGATCGCTGGTCGCGGCGCTCGCCTCCTCCACCGGGCAGCTCATCGCCGCCCGCGCGGGGATGGGGGTGGGCGGGGCGCTCCTCACGACGACCACGCTCGCCGTCGCCATGCAGATCTTTCCGCCCGAGGAGCAGCCCAAGGCGATCGGGATCTGGGCGGCGGTGAACTCCCTCGGGTTCGCGGCGGGGCCCCTCATCGGCGGGTTCATGCTGGGCCACTTCTGGTGGGGGGCGATCTTCCTGATCAACCTCCCGGTCGCGGTGGGCGCGCTGGTGGCCGTCGTCGCGCTCGTCCCCGAGTCCAAGAGCCCGCAGGGGGACCGGCCCGACCTGGTCGGCGCGCTCCTGTCGACCGTCGGGATGTCGTCCCTCGTCTTCACGATCATCTCCGGGCCCGAGCACGGGTGGCTGTCGGCGCGGGTGCTGGTGAGCGGGGTCGTCGCCGTCGCCGTCCTCGGGGCGTTCGTCTGGTGGGAGAACCGGATCCCCTACCCCATGTTCGACATGGGCTTCTTCCGCAACGCCCAGTTCACGGGGGCCGTCGCCGGGGCCGTGCTGGTCATGTTCGGGATGGGCGGGGCGCTGTTCCTCCTCACCCAGCATCTCCAACTCGTCCTCGGATACGGGCCGTTGGAGGCGGGGCTGCGGACGGCGCCGCTCGCGCTGGTCATCATCCTGCTCAACTTCACGGGCGTCGCCGCGCGGATCACCGAGAAGCTGGGGCGGCCGGGGACGATCCTCGGCGGCATGACCGTGATGGCCTGCGGGCTCGTCTCCATCGGCGTGCTGGGGGAGCGGGGCTACGCGGGGACGCTGCTCGGGCTCGTCCTCATCGGCGTCGGGACGGCCACGGCCAGCCCGGCGATGGCCCACGCGCTCATGAGTTCGATCCCGCCGGCCAGGGCGGGCGTCGGCGCCGGCATCAACGGCATGCTGGGCGAGTTCGGCATGGGGCTCGGCGTCGCGGTGCTCGGCGCGGTGCTGACGTCGGCCGCGCGGCTGGAACAGGGGCTGCGGGACGGGCAGTTGGTCGGGGCGCTGGCCGTGGTGCTGGGCGGGGTGGTCGCGGGGGTGCTGCTGCGGCGGGCCGCCGGGGCGCAAGCCGCGAAGTGA
- a CDS encoding TetR/AcrR family transcriptional regulator: protein MARQSVWLADKERRRKSSQPTGLDRARITSTTVRLLDAEGLDKFSMRRLAAELNVTAMSVYWYVETKDELLELALDEVYGEVPLPHADDWQTGLRQLATWYRALLVRHPWASPLGGRYLNIGPHSLEFSRAVQHAVRKTELPPEDITGVIAAVFQFVYGFGTMEAHFLAQTTESGLTPDEYYRQSLKLFRSNEDMTQMAEETRDLVEARGTATIVEMHNRDFDFALNLLLAGIEAMRQRR from the coding sequence GTGGCTCGGCAAAGCGTGTGGCTCGCCGACAAGGAACGGCGCCGGAAGTCGAGCCAGCCCACCGGGCTCGACCGCGCGCGGATCACCTCCACCACCGTCCGCCTCCTCGACGCCGAAGGGCTCGACAAGTTCTCCATGCGGCGGCTGGCCGCGGAGCTGAACGTGACGGCCATGTCGGTCTACTGGTACGTCGAGACGAAGGACGAACTCCTCGAACTCGCCCTCGACGAGGTCTACGGCGAGGTCCCCCTCCCCCACGCCGACGACTGGCAGACCGGCCTGCGTCAACTCGCCACCTGGTACCGCGCGTTGCTCGTCCGCCACCCCTGGGCCTCCCCCCTCGGCGGCCGCTACCTCAACATCGGCCCCCACTCCCTCGAATTCTCCCGAGCCGTCCAACACGCCGTCCGCAAAACCGAGTTGCCCCCCGAAGACATCACCGGCGTCATCGCCGCCGTCTTCCAGTTCGTCTACGGCTTCGGCACGATGGAGGCCCACTTCCTGGCCCAGACCACAGAGTCGGGCCTCACGCCGGACGAGTACTACCGCCAGTCCCTGAAACTCTTCAGATCCAACGAGGACATGACGCAAATGGCGGAGGAAACAAGGGACTTGGTGGAGGCAAGGGGCACCGCGACGATCGTGGAGATGCACAACAGGGACTTCGACTTCGCCCTAAATCTGCTGCTAGCAGGAATCGAGGCTATGCGGCAACGCCGCTAA
- a CDS encoding PPOX class F420-dependent oxidoreductase produces the protein MASNIATNTAVSLEELLDFVRTRHRALLITRRGDGGPQASPLTCGVDDSGRIVMSTYPERAKTRNAKRDERVSVVVLSDEWNGPWVQVDGVAEVIDSPESVEPLVEYFRNISGEHPDWDEYRAAMVRQGKSIIRVTPVRWGPVATGGFPARLGVPGA, from the coding sequence ATGGCATCGAACATCGCTACCAACACGGCCGTCTCCCTCGAAGAGCTGCTGGACTTCGTCCGGACCCGGCATCGGGCGCTGCTGATCACCCGGCGGGGGGACGGGGGGCCGCAGGCGTCGCCGCTGACCTGTGGGGTCGACGATTCCGGGCGGATCGTCATGTCCACGTATCCCGAGCGGGCCAAGACGCGGAACGCGAAGCGGGACGAGCGGGTGAGTGTCGTGGTGCTCAGTGATGAGTGGAACGGGCCCTGGGTGCAGGTCGACGGGGTGGCCGAGGTGATCGACTCTCCCGAGTCCGTGGAGCCGTTGGTGGAGTACTTCCGGAACATCTCCGGGGAACATCCCGACTGGGACGAGTACCGGGCGGCGATGGTCCGGCAGGGGAAGTCGATCATCCGGGTCACGCCGGTGCGGTGGGGGCCGGTGGCGACGGGAGGGTTCCCGGCGCGGCTGGGTGTGCCGGGCGCCTAA